From the genome of Nocardia sp. NBC_01503, one region includes:
- a CDS encoding NAD(P)H-quinone oxidoreductase, which translates to MYAVTLDGFGEPEVMKWAQVPDLPAPGPGEVVIEVAAAGVNRADLLQRQGFYPPPPGASETLGLECSGVIAAIGPGVRDWHIGDKVCALLSGGGYAERVLVPETQVLPVPQHLDVAAAAALPEVAATVWSNLVMTAGLHSGHLLLIHGGGSGIGTHAIQVARALGARVAVTAGSAEKLERCRELGATVLINYREHDFVTVLHSEYPGADIILDNMGAAYLERNVQALAEDGHLVIIGMQGGVRAELNIAALLGKRGSIHATNLRRRPEHGKGSKAEIITELRRHVWPLISDGTIVPVVSAELPITDVAQAHRLLDGPDTVGKVLLRID; encoded by the coding sequence ATGTATGCGGTGACACTCGACGGTTTCGGTGAGCCAGAGGTCATGAAATGGGCGCAGGTACCCGATCTGCCCGCGCCCGGACCCGGTGAAGTGGTGATCGAGGTGGCGGCCGCGGGGGTGAACCGCGCGGATCTGCTGCAACGCCAAGGGTTCTATCCCCCGCCGCCCGGAGCGAGCGAGACGCTGGGCCTGGAGTGCTCCGGGGTGATCGCGGCGATCGGGCCGGGCGTGCGCGATTGGCATATCGGTGACAAGGTGTGCGCGCTGCTCTCCGGCGGCGGTTATGCCGAGCGGGTACTGGTTCCCGAAACGCAGGTGCTGCCCGTTCCCCAACATCTGGATGTGGCTGCGGCAGCGGCGCTTCCGGAGGTGGCCGCCACCGTCTGGTCGAATCTGGTGATGACGGCGGGCCTGCACAGCGGCCATTTGCTCTTGATTCACGGCGGTGGCAGCGGTATCGGCACGCATGCCATTCAGGTGGCGCGGGCGCTGGGTGCGCGGGTGGCGGTCACAGCGGGTTCGGCCGAGAAATTGGAGCGCTGCCGGGAACTCGGTGCGACGGTGCTGATCAATTACCGCGAGCACGATTTCGTGACCGTTCTGCACAGCGAATATCCCGGTGCGGACATCATTCTCGACAATATGGGCGCCGCCTACCTGGAGCGGAATGTGCAGGCGCTCGCCGAGGACGGGCACCTGGTGATCATCGGTATGCAGGGCGGTGTGCGGGCCGAGTTGAATATCGCCGCGCTGCTGGGCAAGCGCGGATCCATTCACGCCACCAATCTGCGGCGGCGCCCCGAGCACGGTAAGGGATCCAAGGCGGAGATCATCACCGAACTGCGCCGCCATGTGTGGCCGCTGATCTCCGACGGGACCATCGTGCCGGTGGTCTCGGCCGAGCTGCCGATAACCGATGTGGCACAGGCACATCGACTGTTGGACGGACCGGACACCGTCGGAAAGGTGCTCCTGCGGATCGACTAG
- a CDS encoding MarR family winged helix-turn-helix transcriptional regulator — translation MDGGQRLVADLNRQLQRDSQLSFADYRILVLLSEAPGHALRMSDLADGVLSSRSRLTHQIRRLETQRMVRRMPSEDDGRGVIAKLTDEGLRRLRLAAPGHVAAVRRYFIDLLTPQQLTALAAAMELINLAGDHRAD, via the coding sequence ATGGATGGCGGCCAGCGGCTCGTAGCCGACCTCAATCGGCAATTGCAGCGCGACAGCCAACTCTCCTTCGCCGACTACCGCATTCTGGTCCTGCTCTCCGAGGCTCCCGGTCACGCACTACGCATGAGTGATCTGGCCGACGGCGTACTCTCCTCGCGCAGCCGCCTCACCCATCAGATCCGCCGCCTGGAGACCCAGCGCATGGTCCGCCGCATGCCCTCCGAGGACGACGGCCGCGGCGTCATCGCCAAGCTCACCGATGAGGGCCTGCGCCGCCTGCGCCTGGCCGCCCCCGGCCACGTCGCCGCCGTCCGCCGCTACTTCATCGACCTGCTCACCCCACAGCAACTCACCGCCCTGGCCGCCGCCATGGAGCTGATCAACCTGGCCGGGGATCACCGCGCCGACTGA
- a CDS encoding alpha/beta hydrolase — MDRRRSLRCRLFGTFASVALLAGAALLTPPPALAEPPVDSGSNEESPPAVDPVHPTHAAIAHIENVSDRLLRVSIASPAMGRTVDVQVLLPAVHDTPRPTLYMLDGRSAAADANNWAVKGGALRFFADKNVNVVFTLGGPASYYTDWQHADPKLGTNRWETFLTRELPPLLDARFGGNGVNGLTGVSMGAEGAMMLAVRHPELYRAVGAHSGCYAMSSDFGQAQARAVVGTFGGDPDNMFGPSDDPQWAEHDVVNHAEALRGKTIYLSSGSGIPGEHDGPGNPDARQSIMFGGPLEAGANMCTTQLSDRLAQLGIPAVVDLRLTGTHSWPYWADELPRSWPTISAGLGIG; from the coding sequence GTGGATCGCCGCCGTTCACTGCGGTGTCGCCTCTTCGGCACCTTCGCCAGCGTCGCACTGCTCGCGGGTGCGGCGCTCCTGACTCCGCCGCCAGCACTCGCGGAGCCACCCGTCGATTCCGGCTCCAACGAGGAGTCCCCACCCGCCGTCGATCCGGTGCACCCCACCCATGCCGCCATCGCGCACATCGAGAATGTGAGCGACCGGCTGCTGCGGGTCTCGATCGCCTCACCCGCCATGGGGCGAACCGTCGACGTGCAGGTACTGCTGCCCGCCGTACACGACACACCCCGCCCCACGCTCTACATGCTCGACGGCCGCAGTGCCGCGGCCGATGCCAACAACTGGGCCGTCAAAGGCGGCGCGCTGCGCTTCTTCGCCGATAAGAACGTGAATGTGGTCTTCACCCTCGGCGGGCCCGCCAGCTACTACACCGACTGGCAGCACGCCGATCCGAAGCTCGGCACCAACCGCTGGGAAACCTTCCTCACCCGCGAACTGCCGCCACTGCTGGATGCCCGCTTCGGCGGAAACGGCGTCAACGGCCTCACCGGCGTATCAATGGGCGCCGAGGGTGCCATGATGCTGGCCGTCCGTCATCCGGAGCTCTATCGCGCCGTGGGAGCCCACAGCGGCTGTTACGCAATGAGTTCGGACTTCGGACAGGCGCAGGCGCGCGCGGTGGTCGGCACCTTCGGCGGCGATCCGGACAATATGTTCGGTCCGTCGGACGATCCGCAGTGGGCCGAACACGATGTGGTCAATCACGCGGAGGCCCTGCGCGGCAAGACCATCTACCTCTCCTCGGGCAGCGGTATCCCGGGCGAACACGACGGCCCGGGCAATCCCGATGCCCGCCAGTCGATCATGTTCGGCGGACCGCTCGAGGCGGGCGCGAATATGTGCACCACCCAGCTCTCGGACCGCCTCGCCCAGTTGGGCATCCCGGCCGTGGTCGACCTGCGCCTCACCGGCACCCACTCCTGGCCCTACTGGGCCGATGAGTTGCCGCGCTCGTGGCCCACGATCTCCGCGGGCCTCGGAATCGGCTGA
- a CDS encoding lactate 2-monooxygenase, whose translation MSSFVDFQNEIYLSGLAGIVPALPMTAAGLEERAREVLEPAAFAYVAGSASAERTAANNLHAFEKYRLMPRVLRGTSGPGARDLSVEVLGTHLAAPILTAPIGVLGLLHERGETVVAEVTRELGIGMVLSTAASSTIEEAGELAGDWWYQLYWPNDPELARSFVERAEKAGARAIVVTVDTPALGWRPRDLTLGHLPFLAGQGIANYLSDPVFRAKLAAPPEESEEAMRAAILTWLGLFGNHGLRPADIAKLRDWTTLPIAVKGVVHPDDARQCVDAGADAVIVSNHGGRQVDGSIAALDALPTIVATVGDRADVLFDSGIRSGADVMIALSLGAKAVLYGRPWAYGLGIAGRDGVRHALRTLLADFDAAMGLSGCTSLEDLSRTMISSFR comes from the coding sequence ATGAGCAGTTTCGTCGATTTCCAGAACGAGATCTATCTCTCCGGACTCGCCGGTATCGTCCCCGCCCTGCCCATGACGGCGGCCGGACTGGAGGAGCGAGCTCGGGAAGTACTGGAACCGGCGGCCTTCGCGTACGTGGCGGGCAGCGCCTCCGCCGAACGCACCGCGGCGAACAATCTGCACGCCTTCGAGAAGTACCGGCTCATGCCGCGCGTGCTGCGCGGCACCAGCGGCCCGGGCGCGCGCGATCTCTCGGTCGAGGTACTCGGAACCCATTTGGCCGCACCGATTCTCACCGCACCCATCGGGGTGCTCGGCCTGCTGCACGAGCGCGGCGAGACCGTGGTCGCGGAGGTCACCCGCGAACTCGGCATCGGCATGGTGCTCTCCACCGCCGCCTCCTCCACCATCGAGGAGGCGGGCGAGCTCGCCGGTGACTGGTGGTATCAGCTGTACTGGCCCAACGATCCCGAACTGGCCCGCTCCTTCGTCGAACGCGCCGAAAAGGCCGGAGCCCGAGCCATTGTCGTCACCGTGGACACCCCGGCCCTGGGCTGGCGGCCCCGCGATCTGACGCTCGGGCACCTGCCGTTCCTGGCGGGCCAGGGTATTGCCAACTACCTCTCCGATCCGGTCTTCCGCGCCAAACTCGCGGCGCCGCCGGAGGAGAGCGAGGAGGCCATGCGCGCGGCCATCCTCACCTGGCTCGGCCTGTTCGGCAATCACGGCCTGCGCCCTGCCGATATCGCCAAACTCCGGGACTGGACCACCCTGCCCATCGCGGTGAAGGGTGTGGTGCACCCCGACGATGCCCGCCAATGCGTGGACGCGGGCGCGGACGCGGTGATCGTCAGCAATCACGGCGGCCGCCAGGTGGACGGCTCCATCGCCGCCCTGGACGCCCTGCCCACGATCGTCGCCACCGTCGGCGATCGCGCCGATGTCCTGTTCGACTCCGGTATCCGCTCCGGTGCCGATGTGATGATCGCGCTCTCGCTCGGTGCGAAGGCCGTCCTCTACGGCCGCCCGTGGGCCTACGGTCTCGGTATCGCGGGCCGCGACGGCGTCCGCCACGCCCTGCGCACGCTGCTGGCGGATTTCGATGCGGCCATGGGCCTTTCGGGCTGCACCAGCCTGGAAGACCTGAGCCGCACCATGATCAGCTCGTTCCGCTGA
- a CDS encoding HoxN/HupN/NixA family nickel/cobalt transporter, whose amino-acid sequence MALTVLALHVLGWGILLLFVVPGHHMVQGAVFGVGLGVTAYTLGMRHAFDADHIAAIDNTTRKLVAENGRAKTHTVGFWFALGHSSIVFLMVTLLALGVRALAGPLEDEGSSLHRWTSLWGTGISGTFLIAIGLLNLASLFGIWRVYRRMRGGDLDEARLEYELEHRGALNRVLGPMVRMVRKPWQMYPVGLLFGLGFDTVTEVGLLVIAGGAAATGLPWYTILVLPLLFSAGMTLFDSLDGSFMSYAYDWAFARPVRKIYYNLVITGLSVAVALLIGVQEIIAIFVERLDITTGFVAWIGNLDLGDLGFVIVGLFILTWAVALGVWRLTDMETRWERDLAAE is encoded by the coding sequence ATGGCACTCACGGTCCTGGCGCTGCATGTGCTGGGCTGGGGCATCCTGCTGCTGTTCGTGGTACCCGGTCATCACATGGTGCAGGGCGCGGTCTTCGGCGTCGGACTCGGCGTCACCGCCTACACCCTCGGCATGCGGCACGCCTTCGACGCCGACCATATCGCCGCCATCGACAACACCACCCGCAAACTCGTCGCCGAGAACGGCCGCGCCAAGACGCACACCGTCGGATTCTGGTTCGCCCTCGGACATTCCAGCATCGTCTTCCTCATGGTGACCCTGCTGGCGCTGGGTGTGCGCGCGCTGGCCGGCCCGCTCGAGGACGAGGGCTCATCGCTGCACAGGTGGACGAGCCTGTGGGGCACCGGCATCTCCGGCACCTTCCTCATCGCCATCGGCCTGCTGAATCTGGCGTCGCTGTTCGGGATTTGGAGGGTGTACCGGCGCATGCGCGGCGGCGACCTCGACGAGGCCCGGCTCGAATATGAGCTCGAGCACCGCGGCGCACTCAACCGGGTACTCGGTCCGATGGTGCGGATGGTGCGCAAACCGTGGCAGATGTACCCGGTCGGCCTGCTGTTCGGACTCGGTTTCGATACTGTCACCGAGGTCGGGCTGCTGGTCATCGCGGGCGGCGCGGCCGCCACCGGACTGCCCTGGTACACGATTCTCGTTCTGCCCCTGCTGTTCTCGGCCGGGATGACGCTATTCGACTCGCTCGACGGGTCTTTCATGAGCTACGCCTACGACTGGGCGTTCGCGCGACCGGTGCGCAAGATCTACTACAACCTGGTGATCACCGGCCTGTCGGTGGCGGTCGCACTGCTGATCGGCGTTCAGGAGATCATCGCCATCTTCGTCGAACGACTGGACATCACAACGGGTTTCGTGGCCTGGATCGGCAATCTCGACCTCGGTGATCTCGGCTTCGTCATCGTCGGACTCTTCATACTCACCTGGGCGGTGGCCCTCGGTGTGTGGCGGCTCACCGATATGGAGACTCGCTGGGAGCGTGATCTCGCCGCGGAGTGA
- the hisC gene encoding histidinol-phosphate transaminase, whose product MSAHIRPDLDAIPAYIAGRSHPDLVKLASNETTFPPLPSVAKAIAEAAELVNRYPDNAAVELRTAIAEFHGVAVENVAAGCGSVALCQELVQITCLAPTDEVVFAWRSFEAYPIVTQVAGARAVRVPLDHDFAHDLDALAAAITPNTRVVFVCNPNNPTGTAHGAAELIRFVDSVPADVLVVLDEAYYEYMRLEDQPNGVEIGRTRPNVLVLRTFSKAYGLAGLRVGYAVGDPDVITALMKVHIPFSVNRVAQAAAIASLDARHELLERTDAVIAERDRMRDALVAAGYRVADSQANFLWLPLGDRSAEYGVASAEAGVLVRPYGDDGVRITAGDPHENDLFLSFATDPNTVARFLG is encoded by the coding sequence GTGAGCGCGCACATTCGTCCGGATCTCGATGCCATTCCGGCCTACATCGCCGGCCGCAGCCACCCCGACCTGGTGAAGCTGGCCAGCAATGAGACCACCTTTCCGCCCCTGCCCTCGGTGGCCAAGGCGATCGCCGAGGCCGCGGAGCTGGTGAACCGGTATCCGGACAATGCGGCGGTCGAATTGCGTACGGCCATCGCGGAATTCCACGGGGTCGCGGTCGAGAATGTGGCGGCCGGATGCGGCAGTGTCGCCCTCTGCCAGGAGCTGGTGCAGATCACCTGCCTCGCCCCCACCGATGAGGTGGTGTTCGCGTGGCGCTCGTTCGAGGCGTACCCGATCGTCACCCAGGTGGCCGGGGCGCGAGCGGTGCGGGTGCCGCTCGATCATGACTTCGCGCACGATCTGGATGCCCTCGCGGCGGCCATCACGCCGAATACGCGGGTGGTGTTCGTCTGCAACCCCAACAATCCGACCGGTACGGCACATGGGGCGGCGGAGCTGATCCGCTTCGTGGATTCGGTGCCCGCGGATGTGCTCGTGGTGCTCGACGAGGCGTACTACGAATACATGCGGCTCGAAGATCAGCCCAATGGCGTGGAGATCGGCCGCACCCGGCCCAATGTGCTTGTGCTGCGCACCTTCTCGAAGGCGTACGGGCTGGCCGGATTGCGCGTCGGCTACGCCGTCGGCGATCCCGACGTCATCACCGCACTCATGAAGGTGCATATCCCGTTCAGCGTGAACCGGGTGGCGCAGGCGGCGGCCATCGCCTCGCTGGACGCTCGGCACGAGCTGCTCGAGCGCACCGATGCCGTTATCGCGGAACGTGATCGGATGCGGGACGCGTTGGTGGCGGCGGGCTACCGGGTCGCGGACAGCCAGGCGAACTTCCTGTGGCTGCCGCTCGGGGACCGCAGCGCCGAATACGGTGTGGCCAGTGCCGAGGCCGGAGTTCTGGTGCGGCCCTACGGAGATGACGGTGTGCGCATCACCGCGGGCGATCCGCACGAGAACGATCTGTTCCTGAGCTTCGCCACCGATCCGAACACCGTCGCGCGATTCCTCGGATAG